Genomic segment of Rhodoflexus caldus:
GTTTCGGCACAAATGGCAGAAAATTCCGCATTTTCGGAAAGGAAACCATAACCCGGGTGAATGGCATCGGCGTTGGTGATTTCTGCGGCTGCAATAATGCGTGGAATATTCAGGTAAGATTCTTTACCGGGAGGAGGCCCGATGCACACCGCCTCATCGGCAAACTTGACGTGCAGGCTTTCGCGGTCGGCAGTAGAATATACTGCTACGGTTTTGATGCCCATTTCGCGGCATGTGCGGATTACGCGCAGCGCAATCTCACCGCGGTTTGCAATCAGTATTTTCTTGAACATGAAAGTGCAGGTTTATTTCAGAACGCCTGTGTTGTGTGGTTTGGCTTTGTTTATTAGAACGGTTCAATCAGGAACAACTCCTGGTCGTATTCTACCGGATTGGCGTTATCCACCAATACCTTCACAATGCGTCCTTCAACTTCCGATTCTATTTCGTTGAACAGTTTCATGGCTTCTATAATGCAGACTACCTGTCCTTTGCGAACCTCATCGCCTACATTCACGTAAGGCGGATTTTCAGGCTTAGAAGAGCGATAGAAGGTTCCAATCATAGGAGATTTGATAGCTACTAACTTTTTGGAAGATTCAGCGGCAGGTTGTGCGGCGGTTTCCAGCGGTTTGCTTTCCGCAACTACCGGCTGAGACTGTGTAACTACCGGCGCAGCCACTAAGGCTTGGGGAGCTGCCATTACCGGCGCAGCTACGGCTACTCCTTTTACTTCGGAGTGGCGCTTTACCTGTAGTTTAAAATCGCCTGCTTCTATGTTTACTTCGTCTAAACCGGAGCCGGCAATAAAACTGATGAGTTCCTGGATTTCTTTTGCGTCCATAAGATAAAAAAAGATAACGTCATCCTAATTGAGGGGCTAAGTTATGAGTTTAAAGTGGAAAGTGAAAAGTTTTCCGTTTTTTACGCTACACTTCAATACCCCATTTCAAATAAACGGCTCCCCAAGTAAATCCACCGCCGAAAGCCGCGAAAATCAGATTATCGCCTTTTTTGAGTTGGTGGCGATAGTCCCATAAACAGAGTGGCAAGGTTGCATTGGTTGTATTGCCGTAATGCTCGATGTTGAGCATCACTTTTTCGGGAGGCAATCCTGCGCGCTCGGCTGTTGCATCAATAATGCGTTTGTTGGCCTGATGAGGAACAAGGAAGGCAATATCGTCGCTTGTGAGGTTGTTTTTTTGCATGATAATTTCAACCGCCTCAGCCATTTTGGTTACGGCAAATTTGAATACGGTTGCGCCTTCCTGATAAACGTAGTGCTCTTTGTTGGCTACCGTTTCGGCAGAGGCGGGGTACAAACTGCCGCCGGCTTTCATGTGCAAAAACTCTGCTCCTTTGCCGTCGGAGCGCAAATAAGCATCTATAAAGCCGTTGCCCGAGTTGTCAGGTTCTAAGAATACGGCTCCGGCACCATCGCCAAAGATGATACAGGTGGCGCGGTCTTCGTAGTTGATAATGGAAGACATTTTATCTACCCCCACCAGCAGAATTTTTTTGTATCTGCCTGTTTCTATCATCTGTGAACCGACGGTCAGCCCATAGAGGAAGCCGGAGCAGGCAGCCTGCAAATCGAAGCCGAAAGCATTAACAGCGCCAATAGCTGCGCCAATCAGGTTGGCTGTGGCAGGGAAAACGTGGTCGGGGGTGGTGGTGCAACAGATGATTGCGTCAATTTCCGCAGGGTCGGTAGGTCGCATTTCCATCAGGCGCTCTATTGCTTTTAAGGCCATGAAAGAAGAGCCTTTCCCTTTTTCCAGAATATGCCTTTCACGAATACCGGTGCGGGTTACAATCCATTCGTCGTTGGTATCTACCATCGACTCTAAGTCTTTGTTTGTCAGTATGCCATCGGGTACGTAGCCGCCTACGCCGGTAATACTTGCGCGAATCGCTGCCATACAATATGATTGGTAAAAATGGTTTGCAATATAAAAAAGGAGAAGCGTAATCACTTCTCCTTTTGGTATAAGTTTTTCAGGCAATAGCCACCTTGCCGTTACTCGGCCTCAGTGGTTTCTGCCGGCGCATTTACTGAAACCAGTTTGCCGTTGTAATACATATTGCCTTCGAAGAAATAGGCACGGTGAGGCAGGTGCTCAACACCGGTTGTAGGGCAAACGGTTGTTTGCTTAGGTGTCAGTTTATCGTGCGTTCTTCTTTTGTCGCGACGGGTTTTGGATATCTTCCGCTTGGGATGTGCCATGACTACTAATGATTAATCGTTCAAAAATTTATTCCAGATTCTTAAATTTCTCTTTGAGAATTTTCCAGCGTTCGTCTATCGGTTCGTCTTCCTGCACCTCTTGGTCTGTTTCTTCAACAGGGGAGGAGTAAACCAACAAGGTTTCTTCCCACTCATCTTCGCCCTGCTGCGTTGCATCGCCCCGAAGGCTTGGGTGAAGTTTTTTCATAGGTACCGACAGTGAGATAAAATCGTAGATGTGATGCGCGACATTAATTGTTGCGGTTCCGTGAGGGATAACCATCACATCGTCTGCCAGTTCTTTTTCTTCTTCGCCGAACTTGTAGAATACACGCTCTTGCAAGTCAGTCGGCTCTGTAAAGGGTTCAAGCGTGCGGTCGCAGGTTAGTTCCAAGGTGCCGGTGATGCTGAAATTTAAGGTCAGTACGCCGGATGACTTTTCAAGATCTAACACCACGTTGCAACTTCCGTGTTCTATCAATCCGCCTTCAAACAATTCAAAGAACGTATCGTCTATCTTGTACTCATAGCGATGCGTTTTTTCTTTTAAGGCAAGGATATCTATGTCGTATAACTTGAACGGTTTCAACAGCCGATTGCTTTTGAGTGCGCAAAGTTAAAGGGATTGCCTTTTATTTGCAAGTAACCCGCGTAAACTTTCATAAGGCTAGTAATGGAGCAATCAAAACGCATCGGATGGCAGCATTTGGCTTTTTGCCAAGGGGGATTTCGGAGCAAAAGTATGTCTCAAATTCGCGTTTCAGAAGGTGTGTTTTGATTTACATGACTGTTTGCTTGCTTGTTTGTTTACGGATATGCAAAAGTGCAAGTGATTTGCGAATAATTTCTGTACAAATAGCTTACAATCAAGCGTTTACTTCTGAAGGGGGTGCTTAGAGCCGTCGGGAGTAATAAAAAAAACCCGATGAATCCGCAGACCATCGGGTATAAGTGCTCGGTTGAGCGTTTGTTTAGTCGTCTAAACCGATAGCAAAGTAGTGTTTACCTTCGCTGTCGGGGTAGTGGCCTTCAATCATTACTCCGCCGCTGTTGTTTTCCAGCATCTCGTTCAGGTCTTGTACGGAGCGAATGGTTCTGCCGCCTACTTTGGTAATAATGAAACCTTCGCGCATTTTCGTATCGCGCATAATTCGTCCGCGATTGATTTTGACTACTTTCAGGCCGCTGCCCGCATTGATTTTTTTGAGTTCAGCAGCAGAGGCAGGTTCTACTTCAATGCCAAGTTTGTCCAAAGCAGTTGAAGTTTTCTTTACTATGGTTGTGCTGCCATCGCGGCTTTTCAGCGTCAATTTAATGTCGCGCGGCGAGCCGTTGCGGTAGATTTGGAGTGCTACGCTTTCACCCGGGCGTTTTCTGCCAATGCTTTCCTGCAATTCGGGAACGGATTTTACTTGGTTGCCATCAACTTTTACAATCACGTCGCCGCGGCGCAAACCTGCTGCATCGGCAGAGCCGTTTGCTATCACGCTGTCCACATGTACCCCTTCGGTTATGGGCAGATTCAGTTCTTTGGCTTTTTTGCTGTCCACGTCGGTAATGGTGATGCCAAGGAATGCGCGCTGTACGGTTCCGTATTTAATCAGGTCTTCGGCAACTTTTCGCGCCAGATTTGAAGGTACGGCAAAGGAATAACCCGCATAGCTGCCTGTGCGTGAGGCAATGGCAGTATTGATACCCACCAGTTCGCCGTTCAGGTTTACCAATGCACCGCCACTGTTGCCGGGGTTCACGGCAGCGTCGGTCTGGATGAAAGACTCAATAGCGGCGTTGTCGCGAGTGCGCAGCAGTGAGATGTTGCGGCCTTTGGCGCTTACAATACCGGCTGTTACCGTTGAAGTCAGGTTAAACGGGTTGCCTACGGCCATTACCCATTGTCCTACTTGCACTTGGTCGGAGTCGGCAAAGGGCACGGTTGCCAAACCTTTTTCGTCAATTTTGATAACGGCAATATCGGTGGAAGGGTCGGTGCCGATTACTTTGGCTTTGTACGTGCGCTTGTCAAACAAAGTAACCGTAATCTCATCGGCATTGTCAATCACGTGGTTGTTGGTGATAATGAAACCATCCTGTGAAATGATTACACCGGAGCCTGTGCCTTCTTGCGGACGGTTCAGCATGTCCTCATCGCCAAAAGGAATATCTCCAAAAAAGTCAAAAGGGAAATTGAAGCGGCGCTGATTTCTGTCGCGGTTTTGTGCAACAGGCATTATCTTAGACGTAATATTTACTACTGCCGGGGTTGTTTTAGCCGCCGGAACAGTAAAATCAAAAGGTACATTGCTTGTACCCATCGGAACGGTGCGGTAGTCGGTCAGTACGGCAGGGCTGTTCTGCTGAACGACTACTTCCTGCTTATCAAAGCCTGCAAGTTTATAGCCGCCTATGGTAATGATACCACCTACAATGGCAGCACTCAATGTCTGAAGCCAGTTTTTCATTTTTTTTAAACGATGAAGGTTATTTAAATTCCTACCGAATGCTTCGCAAAAGTTGTACAAAAACAAGAGATTTGCCTTGCTATCGGCCGATTTAAGAAAGTTTAACGACACTCTGACAATTTGTCAGGTTACTTGACTTTTAAGATGCGAAATTCTACGCGTCGGTTGAGTCTTTTACTTGCTTCATCGCGGCTGCGAGTAAGCGGGCGCGTACTGCCAAAGGCTTCTGTTGTTATTCTGTTTTCGGCAATCCCTTCTTTGACGAGGTACTGTCGGATGCTTTGCACGCGTTCTTTGGAAAGTTGCATGTTAAGCATAGGGTTGCCTTCTACATCGGTATGCCCTTCCAAACGAATTTCCATCAGCGGGTACTCGTTCATCAGATGAATCAGGCGGCGCAATTCGGTGAAAGAATCGGGTAATAAGGTGGCCGTTCCCTGCTCAAAAAATACATTGTTTAAGCGCACGGCTTGCCCTTCTTCCAGTGGCACCAGAAACAAATCGCGGACAATGGGTTGGGTGGCCGCAGAGTCTGCCGACAAGTCAATGCGTTCTTCCAAAGAAAAGAACCCTTTGGCAGAAGCCCGTATGCCATAGCTTTGTTTCAAGGGCAGCGAAATTTGGTATGCACCCGTAACGGGGTTGGTGTTGGCCGTGCCTAACAGTTTATCATCTGCGGGGTTCGTGTAAACAATGTGTGCAGCAATGGGGGCATTGGTTTGGGCATTGAATACTCTGCCGGAGGCCAACAAGACCTGTTCAGGTCTGACTTCCTGTGCAAGTTTAAGTCGGAAAAGGTCGGCACTTCCTTTTATGCCCTGATGATACGATACCAGATAGGCATATTCTCCCTTAGCATCAATAGTGTAGGAGGCATCCCAGTCTTCGGTATTGATGGGTGGCCCCAGATTGACAGGTTCTGACCAGTTTTGCCACGTTTCGTCTAAACGGCGCGTCATGTAGATATCCATTTCACCATAGCCGCTGATGCCGTTAGATGCGAAATAAAGCGTTTTGTTATCGGCTGCAAGCACGGGAGTTATCTCGCTGCCTGCCGTGTTTACCTGCGCCCCCAAATTGAGCGGCACGCTCCATGCACCGTTCTCCTGCCTGAAACTCACGTACAGGTCGCGTCCACCGTAGGTGTCGTTGCGCTGAACGGCCATGAGCAGCACCTGCTGGTTGGCAGCCATGAAGTATTCGCTGTATGGGCTTTGGTTGTAAAAATCGCCAATGGCAAGGGCTTGCGGAAATTCCCATTCGTCATTGTTTTTGCGGCGCGTAACGGACACCCCTACAATGCAGCGGCCTTCGGGTAAATAGCGATTGGCAAGCAAGAGGGTGTTGTTATCGGGCAGTGCCGTGCAGACATAATTATGGCTGTAATTATTCAATGGCGCAGGCATGTGGCGAGCTTCCTCCCAAGTGCCGTCGGGCTTGCGAACGGTAAACCATATGTCATCGTTCAGCAACTGCGGTATAAACGGATTGCGAACATTGTCAGGATGATTTTTGCGGACAAAATACAAGGTTTGCCCATCGGGTGCTATCACGGGCATAATTTCATCGTATTCGCTGTTTACCGCCATGCCTAACGATTCTATCCGATTTTCGTTCAATGTTTTTACCCGATTCAACCCAACGTCCATACCTACCTGTATCTTGTTTTCGGAAATGCCGATGGCATCAATTTGGTTGAACCCCGGCACGGCAGCGGTTTGCAGTTCCAATCGCAGTGCAGCCACTTTGTACGGCGTAGGAGCGATGTGGAGCACCAGCATTTGCACTTTTTGGGGTATGGGCTTAGGTGCGGGGTTATGATAGACGGTATATTCTTTCCCTGCCTCATCGTACAGCTTGATTTTGGCAACCGCCCCGGGGTTCCACGATTCGGCAATGACAATGGTTTGAGCGCTAATGAGTTTGTTAAACGTTACCTTAATCCACTCTCCTCTGTTGTTATTGGCTGTTGCGGTGCGCCAAGCGCACGGACTTTCGCCATGTGCAGGCAGTTTGTTGGGTTTGCCGAGCACTTGTTGTGCACCATAAGGCTTGGCTATCCCTGCCTCTGCCGATTCGCCGGAGAACTCCAAAACCGCTGATGCCCACTCTATTTGGGCATGTGAAGCAAAAGAAAACAGAAACAGCAGCAGTAACAGTACGGTAAGACGCATGACGGGCAGGTGTGTTATTGGCGGTGAAAGATAAAAAAGGCTGTGCAATTTTCGTGCACAGCCCCAAAAGTAGGTTTGTATATAAACTCTGATGAGGAACTTATTTCACTGCTTTCACAATGGCTTCAAAAGCGGCAGCGTGGTTCATGGCGAGGTCGGCCAGAACTTTGCGGTTCAACTCAATGCCTGCTTTTTGAACTTTGTTGATGAATTGTGAGTAGCTCATGCCATGCTGACGTGCAGCGGCGTTGATACGCTGAATCCACAATGCACGGAATTCGCGCTTGCGGTTTTTGCGGTCGCGGTAGGCATATAACCAACCTTTTTCAACGGCGTTTTTGGCTACCGTCCATACGTTTTTTCTTCTTCCCCAGTAGCCTTTGGCATACTTTAAGATTTTTTTGCGGCGTGCTCTTGACGCTACGTGATTGACTGATCTTGGCATTTTAATTTTTTGTTTTTGGCATCAGGCGATTGATTCACAATACTTTCAGGCCTTTCGCCGGGTTGAACATAAATAAACCGATTTGTAACAGGCAGTTGCCGCTTCAATTAAGCGCACAACATGGCTTTGATACGTGCTTCATCAGCAGGTGAAACCAGCGCTTTCTGACCTAAGCGGCGCTTCTGGCAGGTTTCTTTTTTAGTCAGGATGTGATTGTGATAAGCACGCTTGCGCTTTACACGTCCTGAGCCTGTCAGGTGAAAGCGCTTCTTTGCGCTTGACTTGCTTTTAATCTTTGGCATTTTGGACTAAAAAAAGGTGGAACAATTTATTTAGCAGGCTTTACGGTTTTAGGAGAAATCATCACATGCATTCGCTTGCCTTCCAGCTTAGGCATCTGATCAACTTTTCCTACCTCTTCCAAAGCCTGCGCAAATTTAAGCAATAAAATTTCTCCGCGCTCCTTAAATACAATAGTTCTTCCCGCAAAATGCACATATGCCTTCACTTTGTTGCCTTCTTTGAGGAAAGTTTCGGCATGTTTGAGCTTAAACTCAAAGTCGTGGTCGTCAGTATTAGGCCCGAAACGGATTTCCTTAACGACTGTTTTGTGGGTTTTGGCTTTCAGTTCCTTTTGCTTTTTCTTCTGCTCGTATTTGAACTTAGAGTAGTCAATAATCTTACAAACAGGTGGAACTGCCTTAGGGGAGATTTCAACTAAATCGAGCCCCTGCTGACGTGCTATTTCTAATGCTTTTGCCGTAGGATAGATACCTACTTCAATGTTTTCACCAATCAGCCGAACTTCGGGAACTCTGATTTTTTCATTAATTCGGAACGGTTCTTCTACACGTTCGCGCGGGTTTGCCATGCAATATGTGTTAGGTTAATGATGTATTTTACTGAAAATCTACATGCAAATATAGCAATATCGCTACATTTTACCATTTTCGATTAAAAATTTCGGAAAGCACAAAGGCATTGCGGAGTTGGTTGGCATCGGTTAATAATGCTGCTATGGGATGCTGTACCTCTGTGGCTATTTCCTTATTGACTTTGGGCGAACCGACGGCAGGCGGCGGTGTCTGAGGTTTAGTCAAACGGTTTGGTTTGGGGGTCGCAACCGGCGGCGGTGTCTGCTGATACTTATCGTCGTATGAAAACTGTTTTTCCAGCGATACCGGCTCAATGTTTTTTTTATTGCGGTTTTTTCTGTCTTCTATGCTTTCTTCTGCGGGCGGCTGCGGCAACTGCTCCTGAATTTTGGTTTCCAGTTCTTTTAACAACTCCTCAAAACTGACTTTGGTCGGCGGCTTCTGGGGCTTTGCCGGTTGTTCTTGCGAAGGCATTGTGCCGGGGCGTCGGGTTTGCTGTTGTTTAATGTTTTTATTGCTGCTGTAAATAAAATAGATGATGGCGGCAATAATGGATACGATAATTTTACCAAAATCTTCCATATGTGAGGCTCAGTGTCTGACAAATATACTGATTCGGTCGGCGATTGGCAATAACAGGGGGCAGTTTCTTGGCTGTCATTTTTCGTGCAAAAACTCCCCGAGCAGCAGTCCTGCCGATGTGGTGTTTAACGGACGAATCCCCAATTGCAACGCGGGGGATGTATCGGTTATGTGGCCGTCTTGGTTCAACAGCGGGTCAGTAAGGAGGCTGCCTGTTTCGCAGCGCATTTGCCATTCGGCAAATGGGATGTTTTGTATGCTGCCCGATGGCAAGCGGTGCTGTACGGGTAAAGTGCCGTTGAAATGCCAAATGTTGTTGTAAGTTTTGATGAATGACTGTTCCGGCGATAAAGAGCTGTGCAGTACGTAGGCAAATGTGCGTTTTGCAGTAGGGTCGGAGATGATGTTCATGGAAAACTCATCATCTGAAAGTGAGTCGCTGCCTGCCCACAGGTGCAACTCGGAACTGCCCAGCCATATGTTATTAGTTATCTTACGTTTCTTGCCTGCCGAAAACGAGAGTCCGGCCCGCATGAACTGATTGCCCGTAATGTTGAAATTTTGTATACCTTCCATTAACCACACGGCGAAAGCGCTGCTTGTTGCCGTACTGGCAATCAGGTTGTTTTCAATGGTGGCAAAATTTGTTTGCGACGCAATTGGGCGGAGTGAGAGGTAGGCATGTTCACCGGCGTAGGCCATGACGGCGGCCTTTTGCCGAACAGATAAGCCGAAATCGGTAATATGGTTGCCTGTAACTTGATGGCTGCCCAACAGGTTGTCGGCAAAGCAAATGGCCGCCGATGATAAATGACGGAAGTCGTTGTTTTGAATCCGAATGTTTTGGGCAGTGCTGATACAAATAGCGGCTGATTGATAGATTTTTTCGCCTGTTTGCAACACGCGGTTATTGACAATACCGATATCGGCAGGGTAGTTTCTTTGCGAACCTGTCAATTGTTTGCTGTTGCCTGTCAGGTAAATGGCGTTGTTGCCGATGGCTTGAAAATCATTGCCGAAAATGGTGTGGCGGCGGTTGTAGTCTTTTACCAGGATGGCATTGCCTCCTATGCTTCGGAACCGGCAGTTGGCGATAATGATTTGCTCGGCACCTTCTATCTGGAAAGCGGCGCTGTTTGTGGTAGCCCAATTGCTTACGCCCATCTGCTCGAATGTGTTGAAACTGCTGGGTGTGGTAGCATAAAATTCTATCCCTACAAATGCCAAGTTGCGCACAGGGTCTTTGTCGGTTCCGCGAATTTGAATCAATGAAGAAAGGACGGGAATATCGGCTGTTGCCTTGTTGATATCGGTATTGGCGGGGGGCATGTACGACAACATTTTGGCCGATACGTTATAGTGCCATTCGCCCGTCATATCGAGCTCTTCGGCCATATTTTCCACAAAATAGGTGCAGCCTGTTGTTACCTCGGGTTGCATGGTTTGAAATCCGCCGTTTCCCAATATGTAAGTTTGTTTTTCGGCATTAAAGTCGTTTATCTGATACATCAGGTTGGCATTGCCGCTTTTATCCATGATGTTTAAGATACCCGAACCTGCACGCAGCCATTTTTTAATCGGCAAGTGGTTCGCACTGATGCGCATTGCACTGTCCGTGAACACATAGGCACTGTCTAAAACAAATTGTTCTCGGGTGCTGTTCAGTGTGTCTCGGTTTGGGTAGCGTGCCATTGGTTGGGGCTTGCCATTGATAAGCAACTGATAAATATTGCTGATGCGCGGGTTGTTGAAAGCAAGATAATAAGTGCGGTTGTCGCGAGTTTCCCATACGGGCTTCAGCCGAATGCCGCCGCTGATAATGACACGCTCGCCCGGGTAGGCCGCATAGGTAATGCGTGTTTGGCCGAAGGAGTCATCGTCGGTAGTAAATACAAGCGGTTCGTTGAGTTCGTAAATTCCTTCGCGAATGAAGATGACCACATGCCGCCTGAACTGCCAGCGTGAGTTGCGAATAAAATTTTTGGCAAATTGTAAAGTTTTAAAGGGGGTGCTAATAGTACCTCCCGGTAATTTGTCTATGCCATTGGCAGCACTGACGTAGAAATAAATAGCGTCTTTTTCGGGTAAAACGGAGTAAGTATTGGTCTTAGTTTGCGCCCAAGAGCGCGGTGAAAGTGCGACTGAAACAATTAGGGTACAGGCAAGAAAACAAAAAAATATTGGCTTCATACACATAAGCGATACGAAGCCAATATAAAACAATTTGTAAGATTTATTCGCTTTCTTCAGATTTTTTCTCAGGGCGCATCTGCGGGAAAAACAGCACGTCTTGAATAGACGGCTGGTTGGTCATAATCATGGCAAGGCGGTCTATACCAATACCTAAACCTGCGGTTGGCGGCATTCCGTATTCCAATGCGCGGAGGAAGTCCTCGTCCAGTACCATTGCTTCGCTGT
This window contains:
- the rpmI gene encoding 50S ribosomal protein L35: MPKIKSKSSAKKRFHLTGSGRVKRKRAYHNHILTKKETCQKRRLGQKALVSPADEARIKAMLCA
- the infC gene encoding translation initiation factor IF-3 — its product is MANPRERVEEPFRINEKIRVPEVRLIGENIEVGIYPTAKALEIARQQGLDLVEISPKAVPPVCKIIDYSKFKYEQKKKQKELKAKTHKTVVKEIRFGPNTDDHDFEFKLKHAETFLKEGNKVKAYVHFAGRTIVFKERGEILLLKFAQALEEVGKVDQMPKLEGKRMHVMISPKTVKPAK
- the rplT gene encoding 50S ribosomal protein L20, which gives rise to MPRSVNHVASRARRKKILKYAKGYWGRRKNVWTVAKNAVEKGWLYAYRDRKNRKREFRALWIQRINAAARQHGMSYSQFINKVQKAGIELNRKVLADLAMNHAAAFEAIVKAVK
- the rpmF gene encoding 50S ribosomal protein L32; protein product: MAHPKRKISKTRRDKRRTHDKLTPKQTTVCPTTGVEHLPHRAYFFEGNMYYNGKLVSVNAPAETTEAE
- a CDS encoding beta-ketoacyl-ACP synthase III — protein: MAAIRASITGVGGYVPDGILTNKDLESMVDTNDEWIVTRTGIRERHILEKGKGSSFMALKAIERLMEMRPTDPAEIDAIICCTTTPDHVFPATANLIGAAIGAVNAFGFDLQAACSGFLYGLTVGSQMIETGRYKKILLVGVDKMSSIINYEDRATCIIFGDGAGAVFLEPDNSGNGFIDAYLRSDGKGAEFLHMKAGGSLYPASAETVANKEHYVYQEGATVFKFAVTKMAEAVEIIMQKNNLTSDDIAFLVPHQANKRIIDATAERAGLPPEKVMLNIEHYGNTTNATLPLCLWDYRHQLKKGDNLIFAAFGGGFTWGAVYLKWGIEV
- a CDS encoding OmpA family protein → MRLTVLLLLLFLFSFASHAQIEWASAVLEFSGESAEAGIAKPYGAQQVLGKPNKLPAHGESPCAWRTATANNNRGEWIKVTFNKLISAQTIVIAESWNPGAVAKIKLYDEAGKEYTVYHNPAPKPIPQKVQMLVLHIAPTPYKVAALRLELQTAAVPGFNQIDAIGISENKIQVGMDVGLNRVKTLNENRIESLGMAVNSEYDEIMPVIAPDGQTLYFVRKNHPDNVRNPFIPQLLNDDIWFTVRKPDGTWEEARHMPAPLNNYSHNYVCTALPDNNTLLLANRYLPEGRCIVGVSVTRRKNNDEWEFPQALAIGDFYNQSPYSEYFMAANQQVLLMAVQRNDTYGGRDLYVSFRQENGAWSVPLNLGAQVNTAGSEITPVLAADNKTLYFASNGISGYGEMDIYMTRRLDETWQNWSEPVNLGPPINTEDWDASYTIDAKGEYAYLVSYHQGIKGSADLFRLKLAQEVRPEQVLLASGRVFNAQTNAPIAAHIVYTNPADDKLLGTANTNPVTGAYQISLPLKQSYGIRASAKGFFSLEERIDLSADSAATQPIVRDLFLVPLEEGQAVRLNNVFFEQGTATLLPDSFTELRRLIHLMNEYPLMEIRLEGHTDVEGNPMLNMQLSKERVQSIRQYLVKEGIAENRITTEAFGSTRPLTRSRDEASKRLNRRVEFRILKVK
- a CDS encoding Do family serine endopeptidase encodes the protein MKNWLQTLSAAIVGGIITIGGYKLAGFDKQEVVVQQNSPAVLTDYRTVPMGTSNVPFDFTVPAAKTTPAVVNITSKIMPVAQNRDRNQRRFNFPFDFFGDIPFGDEDMLNRPQEGTGSGVIISQDGFIITNNHVIDNADEITVTLFDKRTYKAKVIGTDPSTDIAVIKIDEKGLATVPFADSDQVQVGQWVMAVGNPFNLTSTVTAGIVSAKGRNISLLRTRDNAAIESFIQTDAAVNPGNSGGALVNLNGELVGINTAIASRTGSYAGYSFAVPSNLARKVAEDLIKYGTVQRAFLGITITDVDSKKAKELNLPITEGVHVDSVIANGSADAAGLRRGDVIVKVDGNQVKSVPELQESIGRKRPGESVALQIYRNGSPRDIKLTLKSRDGSTTIVKKTSTALDKLGIEVEPASAAELKKINAGSGLKVVKINRGRIMRDTKMREGFIITKVGGRTIRSVQDLNEMLENNSGGVMIEGHYPDSEGKHYFAIGLDD
- the accB gene encoding acetyl-CoA carboxylase biotin carboxyl carrier protein; protein product: MDAKEIQELISFIAGSGLDEVNIEAGDFKLQVKRHSEVKGVAVAAPVMAAPQALVAAPVVTQSQPVVAESKPLETAAQPAAESSKKLVAIKSPMIGTFYRSSKPENPPYVNVGDEVRKGQVVCIIEAMKLFNEIESEVEGRIVKVLVDNANPVEYDQELFLIEPF
- a CDS encoding right-handed parallel beta-helix repeat-containing protein, with the translated sequence MKPIFFCFLACTLIVSVALSPRSWAQTKTNTYSVLPEKDAIYFYVSAANGIDKLPGGTISTPFKTLQFAKNFIRNSRWQFRRHVVIFIREGIYELNEPLVFTTDDDSFGQTRITYAAYPGERVIISGGIRLKPVWETRDNRTYYLAFNNPRISNIYQLLINGKPQPMARYPNRDTLNSTREQFVLDSAYVFTDSAMRISANHLPIKKWLRAGSGILNIMDKSGNANLMYQINDFNAEKQTYILGNGGFQTMQPEVTTGCTYFVENMAEELDMTGEWHYNVSAKMLSYMPPANTDINKATADIPVLSSLIQIRGTDKDPVRNLAFVGIEFYATTPSSFNTFEQMGVSNWATTNSAAFQIEGAEQIIIANCRFRSIGGNAILVKDYNRRHTIFGNDFQAIGNNAIYLTGNSKQLTGSQRNYPADIGIVNNRVLQTGEKIYQSAAICISTAQNIRIQNNDFRHLSSAAICFADNLLGSHQVTGNHITDFGLSVRQKAAVMAYAGEHAYLSLRPIASQTNFATIENNLIASTATSSAFAVWLMEGIQNFNITGNQFMRAGLSFSAGKKRKITNNIWLGSSELHLWAGSDSLSDDEFSMNIISDPTAKRTFAYVLHSSLSPEQSFIKTYNNIWHFNGTLPVQHRLPSGSIQNIPFAEWQMRCETGSLLTDPLLNQDGHITDTSPALQLGIRPLNTTSAGLLLGEFLHEK
- a CDS encoding YceD family protein, which gives rise to MKPFKLYDIDILALKEKTHRYEYKIDDTFFELFEGGLIEHGSCNVVLDLEKSSGVLTLNFSITGTLELTCDRTLEPFTEPTDLQERVFYKFGEEEKELADDVMVIPHGTATINVAHHIYDFISLSVPMKKLHPSLRGDATQQGEDEWEETLLVYSSPVEETDQEVQEDEPIDERWKILKEKFKNLE